The Candidatus Goldiibacteriota bacterium HGW-Goldbacteria-1 region ATTTGTTTTTGACATTTATTATTCACCCTTGTTTTATTCAATTCAAATCAAATATTTCCTTACTAAACATATTATAAATATTTTCTATAGCGTTATCTTTAATTTTTTTGAAAACAAAAAAGGTAACAAACACAACAACATAAACATTAACGTCACTACCGTAATAAATGGTTCTACTAAAGCTAATTTTATTTTTGGTAAAGGCCATTTAAAATAATCCCACAATGGGATTGTTATTGTTTGCGCAATACCCGGGGCTGCCAATACTCCTAAAACAACAGTTAAAATACGATCCCTTTTCGCGGTATCCTTACTCTCTTTCCATTCAATATGTGATGATTGAATGGCTGTTAAATCATTAAGATAATGTTGAAGATTTTCTACTCCATATTCCTTCCATCCTTTTTTTAACATTTCCCGTATTTCACCATAATGACCCATATTATTCATCTTATACTTGAATTGCGATAGATCCTTTTTCATTAAAAAAATTATATTAGGATCATTTTGTTTTAGTATTCTATCAATAATTGCTTTGTACAACATATACCCGAATTCTAAAGTTTCAGCCAAGACTTGTTTATCATAAATTAAATGACCATTATTTACATCTACTAACTCTTGTTCAGTAGAAATTCCCTTTTTTGACCAAATAGTCAGCGTTACAACAGAAGTAATAAAAACATTATAATCATCAAAATACCGTAAATCTTCTGTAACAAATATCTTGTCGTCATTCTTCATATTTGTATTCTGCCCCTGCGCTAAAATTTTGATAAAATCATTTTTGTTTTGTTTAAAATTGTCCTTAGCATTCACATTTTGATTTGAATGCTTTATTATATAAATATTAGGTCTTCCTTGCCAGAAATCACCCTGCTTGTTTTGCTTTTCCGAATAGTTCCAAATAATATGTTTTTCCTTCGCGTTAATAAATAATCCAATAAGTCTAAAAACTGTTTGTACTAATCCAGATAACGTTTCTTTCTCTACCGATTTCGTTAGTGCGGCAAATTTAAATTTAAAATCACCAACATTTTCTTCAGTTATTCTCTTTTCAAATTCTTTTCTATGAAAAACATATTGTGGATTTTTCAAAACTTTTTTTATATAAATAAAGTTATTAATTCGCGATAACTTACCTGCGACGGGAGCCCAAATTCCAAAACCAGGCGGGCATTTCGCCTCATCAAAAAATAATTTAGATAAATTCTGTCCATATTCAATAAAATCATCAATTTCTATTTTACTTGGGGTCCCAATAATTCTAAAACTTACAATTAAAATCCCATTTGAATAAAGTGTAATTACAGGGTAACAATTAACCTCAAAACCGGTCTCTTTATTTAAAAGCTTACATAACCCCGTAAAAACCCGTAAATTAGGCTCCATTAAATTGATGTCATCACCAAATATTCGATTACTTTCAAATTTCATTTTTGTAGATATTAATAAGCATTCTTCAATGAATGCATCATAATCAGCAGGTTTACCATCTTTCGTATTAAATTGTACTTTGTTGTAATTTACAGATTCTGACGATTGAAATTCTATTGCTCCTTGTCTTATATTTTCCTTGCCCAACCAATAGAAACTGCCATCTGAATGTACTGCAAGTTCAGCAATTCCATTTTTTAAAAGTTGTTTTGCAACTTTGTACAAATCTGGAATTTCATTACTAAAATATGTTGTATATGTATGCCACACTTCCCAATCTTTAATTTTCATATATACTATCCTTTCAGTATTTTTGTTTGAAAATTAATTTATGATATTGTCAAGAAGTACAACTGCATCTATTGAAACAAAATAGTACCTATATACATCAGGGAAAGATGGTCTTGGGTTCCCTCCATGAGCAAACTCGCATCTCAAATCATACAGAGACTTTAACGAACTATTTGCCTGCGCTCGTAACCCATTTTTAAAACTGTTTTTCCATCCAGCATCAAAATGATTTATCAGTTTTAAAATATTTTCTTTCTGAGGATTTACAGCTCTTTCTAACAAATTGTTAGAAAAGTATTCTTTAATTTGTATACTTGTATTAGCAGCACAAATATTTTCATATATTAAATTCTTTATAGCCCATTCAATTGTTCCACAACCTCTTATAAGGGTATAATTTGTCAGATATGGAATTATACTATCCAACGGTGATAATTTTATAATTCTTTTTTTTATTGAAAATAATTCTTTTGAACAATCTTTTATTTGTCGTTCAACGTTCTTGTTTTTCATTTTAAGCCCGCAATGCATCTAAACAAAATTTAATTCTGCCATGAATGTTTTCAAGGTTTGTTGTTCTAGAAGAAATATAGCTTACATAGTCTTGATTCATTAATAATTGCTGTCTCTTTTCTTCAAGATTACCTTTCGGCAAATAATGACTATTTTCATCAAGAAGCAAAGATACTGCTATACTTAAGGAATCAAAAATTGTTGGATGAAATTTATTTATTACTTTACCTGCATCAAATACTGAAATATTTTTAAATGCAGATAAACCAATTTTATCGTATATAAAGTCTATCGTAGTTAAAAATTCTTTTCGTCGCGCCTCTATAGTTTCCGGCAAATTTGATTCTTTTTTTCCCATAAAAGTATTCAAGTAATTTTTCAGTGATATTTGTCCTGTTTTCTTTTCCGTCTTAAATATTTCTTTCAACGCAAAAAACCTTAAAATAAATTCCATATCTCTCATTCTGTTGTCCTGGTCTATGGAACCAAATAAAGCCCTCCACTTTTCACATTTATTTAACTCAAACAAAAGCGTATTAAATGGACCTTGATATACACAATTTCTTATTTCCTGAGACATTAGTGTTTTTCCACTTGTATTAATTCGTTCAAAAATCTGATACAAACTTGTATTGTCGTCTTTTGGACTATTTTGTTCAAAATATATTGCATGAATTGTTGTACTTTTTATTTTCCTTTGAGATTTATCATCAAGTTCTTTAAATGATTTATTTCTCCATCTTTTATTTATTTTCTCACTATTTGATAACTTAAAAACAGACTTATCTTTGTTAAAAATACCTTCTACGAAATCGTGTACTGTCATTATTCTTTGATAGCCATCGATTATCAATTTCGTTTCATCTTTTGTTGAAGCAAGAAAAATACTTGGAACAGGAAGTCCTAATAACAAAGAATCTATAAATCTGCTTGCCTCAATTTTATCCCAAACATAATTTCTTTGCAGCTCTGGCTTCAATAATTCCTCTTCTTTATACATTGTTATTAATTCTCTAAAAGATAAATCTGCACCCCACGATTTTATTTCAAAAAGATCGTCATTAGTATAAAAATCTTCTTTGTCATCAACAATTTCCTGAATACTTTCTGATAAGTCTTTTTCCATATTAGTCTCCTATTTTAATTTTTCCAGTTACAACTTCCGATATTAAAGCCATTCGATATTCATTCAATAATTTAATCCCCTTCTCTTCAATTTCAATGGCAATGTTACTCTTTTCTGTGAAATTGTATAAATATTTGGCGATTTTAATCTGTTCACTGATAGGAGGTTTAGTAATCCATAAATTTTCTAATACATTCATCCCAATATTTGGCTGTGTTCCAAACGACCAAAACAATTGTACTTGTTTCTGAAAATAATCTGATAACATAAAGAAAAACATAAATTGCCAGAAACTTACACCTAACTTTTGCCTAACAATTGCTAAAGGCGACCAAATGTTGAATTCTTCATCTGTTTCTACAATACCAATTTTTCCCGTTGTAGAACCTGATTTAACAAACAGTATATCATTTCTTTGTGGTTTTGATTTTTCACAAAACCTTCTATGCTCGTCAATAGTGATATTTCCTCTGCGTGATTCAAAATTAATTTTTTCATTGTATATGCCTTCGGCAGAAATAAACGGAACCCCATTATCAACGAAATCAGGTGTTTCATGTGGTCCATCAGTTATTCTAATTCCTACAATTGTTTTTAATCTAACTCTATCCCAATGTTCCGGAACATCACCTATCCACTCCACCCCGCTATCCTTCATCTTAACATCAGGATTCAATCCTTTTGTAACAGCTTCATTAATAACCACCGAGCGCTGTTCTTTTAAAAGTTCTATCATGCTTTGTTTTTTTACTATTAAATCATCCACTTGTGCTATTTTATTATCAAGAAAGTCAGCACGAGCTTTTTGCTCTTCTTTAGGTGGATATGGTAAATACATATTACTAATCTGTTCCACAGATACTGCAGTATATGTAGATCCTGTTGCAATCTTGTTTAATGGTTCGGATAAACATAATGATTGATAATATATTAACTTTTTATTTGTTGTTTTAGGTCTTACGGCACATAACCCTCTACCAATTCCATACTTTCTATCTGCAATATTAACAGCACCTACTGGCGCCCTTACTGAAATCAATATATCATCTGTATCTACAATCTTATTTGCAACTTCACACCACACGCTTGGTATTGGTGATAATTGACTAAAATCCGCATTGCCTTGCAAAAACGGAATACCTATCCCGGTTTTATTGCAATCTTCAGATTCCGGAGATTGACCCATAATTACGTCATCTGAATATTTAAGTCTTTTAACTGCCCAGTGTTCTGGTATTTCCCCTATCCACTCTATCCCGCTACTTTTATATTTTAGATGTTGTTTCATTTCTTACCCTTAGATATTTTCTTTACCTTTAAAGGTTTTTTCTTTTCTTTCACATCATCAATTATGTTTATTTTTTTCCACTTCACCTTAATATCTGATGACCCTAAGTCATTCAGAACTGTATCTAACGATACCCTACTGAAAAAAGGTATAACTTGTGAAAGTTTAGTAAATTTCGAGTTGCTTATAATAGCATACACAACAGTAAGTTCACTTTTATTAATCGGATCTGTATAAGTAAAACCTGTAATTATTTTTTTAACTTCTTTTCTAAAACTATCATCCGAAGATACAAACAACTTAACCGAATTTAAACCTTGAGAAAAAAGATGGCTCAACGTACTTGAGCCATGAAATCTTTTCACATGTATAAAATCTATATTGTTATGAACCACATCACAAAACTCTATGGAACTTTTGCTTCCGCCATATCGTATTAATTTTTTATCTGCTAAAATACAATTAGAAATATTTGACAAAGCCTCATTATATTCCGCTTCATCTTCATGATTGTAATCAGGGAAAACTATTCCACTGTATTCTTCAACCTTATCAATTCTATCGTTTGTTTTCTTAATATAATCTTTATCTATTTCATACCAGTCCCCCTCAACCAGCATATAGTCTTTGCTTTCATATTTTGCTTCGAAATTGATGCAGTCTAATATCTTCCAAGTAGCTAAAATCACCGTTTCTGTATCATCAACACATTTTAAAGTTTTATTTTTTAATACATCAATTTTAATATCTTCTTTTTGTAATCCATTAACCTGCATAAATTCAGAAATATTTATATCGTCATAAACATTTACATTATTTCCATATTGATACCCCCTGAAGTTCTCCCAATTAATTAAAGCCGGAGGCGCCATAAATATTTTTTCGAAAGAATCTGTATTGTTGTTTATATAATTAATTAGTTCTTCGTTTAGGCTTTCTATGAGTTTTTTTGGTCTGACAAATTGAATGTGGTCAATCCATGAAAAATGTTCCTTATAGTCATCTTTATCATGAGTTTCTAATATTATTTCACATAATTCCTTTAATTTTTCTAAATTAAAATCCACTGTTATATGAAGTGCTAAAGAACCTGTAATATAATCTCCAAAAATATCTGAATTCTGTGATTTCCCGGATACACCATCTAAAATATCTCTATCTGTGTGAATCTCAAGTTCGTCCACAGATCCCAGCCTGACCGATTGTATCGATGCTCTTCTGCTACGTGCATCTATGTTTTTTATATCAGCTTTCCGTATCTTGTCATATTCAATTACATTCAATGCCGTCTTTAATCCAAAACGATCTTCAAATAACTCATCATTAATCATATACCTGCCATAACCAAAAGTAATTACAAATAGCCTTTTTTTCACCTCAACAACCAAAACCCCCGACGCAGTCATTGTTTTGCCAGTTAAATTGCCTTCAACACTTTCTTTTAACAATTTAATCCACTTAACCGGTTTTGAATCTTGTGGTTTATAATAAAATTTCATATACTTGTATTTCGGTAGTGAGAATTCTTCAACAGATTCAATTTCTTTAATAATATCTTTATGGTTTTTAACTGCTTCTTTAATTAAATATATGTTTAATCCTGTTTTCATTATTCCAGCACCTTTTCCAACAATCCTTTGGTTTCGTTTTCCAATGCTAAAATATCCTTCTTAATTTCTTCAAGGCTTCTAAGTGGTTTGTACTTGTAAAATTCCTTATTAAAATTTATTTCGTACCCCACTTTGTCCTTTTCCCTATCCATCCATGCATCAGGGACATGCGGCAGAACTTCCCTTTTAAAATAGTCTTCTATATTATTCGTAAGCGGGATGTTCTCGTTATCACGCAGGTCTGAATCTGATTCCGGTTTGCCTTCCGCGGTTAAGCATATATCCGCTGTTTCATCCTTTTCAGATAAAGCTGACAAAACCGCCTTATAAACCGGGGCTTTAAGTTTTATGTCTTTTTTGGCAAACGCCGCTTCCAGTTCTTTTAAAAATTCATCTCTGTTCTTATATACTTTCTTTATGTCAAATGCCTTTAACGCATTTAATATACCGTCCTGCATTTTTGTACCTTCTTCAATTTCTTTTATGGCTTCCTTGCCTTTCTTTTTGGATGTTGCAAGATTTTTAAACGCGGATTCTTCTTTTAATTTTTCTATTCTTTCTTTTGTCACTGTAAAGTTAAGTCTTAGCGGGCGTTCTACTGTTACCCTTGTATAACCAAAATATTCATTCTTAAAAATCTTACAATTCTCGCCTTCTTTGTAATCGCCATATATCCTTGTAATTTCTTCAATCTGTTCCTTGCTTATTTCATGCCTTTTATTTCCCATTGATTTACGCATATTAACAAAGAAATTTACCGCGTTAATAAGCTGAATTGTGCCTTTTCTTTTTTTATCCTTATGATTGGTTACAATCCAAATATACGTGGAAATACCGGTATTATAAAAAAGCTGGTCAGGCAGGGCTATTATTGCTTCAAGCATATCGCCTTCTATTATCCATTTGCGTATTTCGCTTTCCCCGCTGCCGGCACCGCCCGAAAATAATGGCGACCCATTAAATACTATACCTATCCTTGTTCCGTCAGGCTTCATTTTGGCTATCATATGCTGTAAAAATAAAAACGACCCGTCGCTTATTCTTGGAAGGCCCGCGCCAAAGCGGCCTTTAAATCCCATTGTTTCGCTCTCTTTTGTTATTTCATCCTGAACCTTTTTCCATTCCACCCCAAAAGGCGGATTACTTAGCATGTAATCAAATTTCTGGTCTGCAAGCCCGTCCATTGTAAAAGAATTACCAAGCTTAATATTATCAGGGTTCTGCCCTTTAATTAACATGTCAGAGTTACAAATAGCGTATGACTGGTCATTTATTTCCTGTCCAAATACTCTAAGGTCAGCATTCTTATTGTGTTCCCTTATATACTCTTCCGCAACTGACAGCATTCCGCCTGTTCCGCAGGCAGGGTCATAAAGGGTTTTTACAATACCGGGTTTTGTAAGCGCTTTGTCATCCGCTATAAACAGCACATCAACCATAAGCCTTATTACTTCCCTTGGCGTAAAGTGTTCTCCTGCTGTTTCGTTGGATGCGTCTGCAAACTTGCGGATTAGTTCTTCGAATATATAGCCCATATGCAGGTTGGATATTTTATCCGGATGAAGGTCTGTTTCCGCGAATCTCTTTACCAACATATATAAAAGATTTTTTTCGTCCAGTTTTTTTATCTGCTGTTCAAACTTAAAGTTCTGCAGAATATCCCGCGCGTTTGATGAAAACCCATTTATATAATTTCTTAGATTTGCCGCGATATGTCCCGGGTCTGCCACAATTTTCTGAAAATCATATTTGCTCTTATTAAAAAAAGTAAGTTTAGCTTTATTTTTTAATACCTTTTCTGCTGCTGCTTCGCTGAATTTTTTTGTATCGGTAACATAAGACAAAACTTTTTCTTTGGTGGGTTCCAGCACGCAGTCAAGGCGCCTTAGAACAGTCAATGGCAGTATAACTTCCCCGTATTCGTATGGTTTATACTCCCCGCGCAGAAGGTCTGCTATAGACCATATAAAATTAGCGCTTTCTTTAAAATTTGTCATTTAATTAAACCTCACTTCATCATATTAGAAAAATATCCATTTTTTAGTTCTATGTTTTTTTCATATTTCCTATTATATGTATCGTATAAAACTATCTTAATTCCATTTTCAAGAATGTATTTTTCATTGTTCAGAACACCTTCCAACCTTTTATCTTCAACACATATTACATCCGATATAATTACAATTTGACCCTGGGCAACCGACAAACCCACCTTAAAAATCTCTTCATAATTCACTCCAATCATAGTACCGCCCCACTCTTTTAGCATAAACACATACTTGCCCTGTCGTTTATCAACAGACTTCAGTAAGTAATCTGTATCCCTAAAAACCAATTTATTATCACTAAGCTTGCTTAAATATTCTATCCTTTTTATTGAATTGCTTTTTTCACTTACATTAGAAATACTATAATTAACAAAAAAATCAGTTTTCTTAATATTCATTGTTGCTTCACCTATGGGATCACTAATCAAATCGTTAACCCCTTGAGGTACATTATAAAGTTTCTCAAATGCGCGAACTTCAATCATTAATTTCGGCCTTTTTAATAGCCAACCAAAAAGTAGATTAATGATATTAGATACGAAAGTATCCAACATATTATTTCCTCAACTCATCAATCTTAACCCATTTCCCCGGTCTTTTTTCGTACTCCCAACAATCCCAACCATTGGTAGCATTATGCCTTATAGA contains the following coding sequences:
- a CDS encoding restriction endonuclease subunit M, with product MTNFKESANFIWSIADLLRGEYKPYEYGEVILPLTVLRRLDCVLEPTKEKVLSYVTDTKKFSEAAAEKVLKNKAKLTFFNKSKYDFQKIVADPGHIAANLRNYINGFSSNARDILQNFKFEQQIKKLDEKNLLYMLVKRFAETDLHPDKISNLHMGYIFEELIRKFADASNETAGEHFTPREVIRLMVDVLFIADDKALTKPGIVKTLYDPACGTGGMLSVAEEYIREHNKNADLRVFGQEINDQSYAICNSDMLIKGQNPDNIKLGNSFTMDGLADQKFDYMLSNPPFGVEWKKVQDEITKESETMGFKGRFGAGLPRISDGSFLFLQHMIAKMKPDGTRIGIVFNGSPLFSGGAGSGESEIRKWIIEGDMLEAIIALPDQLFYNTGISTYIWIVTNHKDKKRKGTIQLINAVNFFVNMRKSMGNKRHEISKEQIEEITRIYGDYKEGENCKIFKNEYFGYTRVTVERPLRLNFTVTKERIEKLKEESAFKNLATSKKKGKEAIKEIEEGTKMQDGILNALKAFDIKKVYKNRDEFLKELEAAFAKKDIKLKAPVYKAVLSALSEKDETADICLTAEGKPESDSDLRDNENIPLTNNIEDYFKREVLPHVPDAWMDREKDKVGYEINFNKEFYKYKPLRSLEEIKKDILALENETKGLLEKVLE